A region from the Linepithema humile isolate Giens D197 chromosome 1, Lhum_UNIL_v1.0, whole genome shotgun sequence genome encodes:
- the LOC105674414 gene encoding E3 ubiquitin-protein ligase TM129: protein MSALIFYTLFYFLMSGCIVYPPTEFVSAGLTVKDIFANWLGSENEFFIQYHIKRSIVTLIVHSMLPLGYILGLIFFGHVNVTKLFLTDGISFGLLITACATIGPLYALNKIFEWSIHNWTTHPIAQNLAVYSNNNTSWISVASDINIEYRRVDKIVIVTNSITRVVATDNWIIKITPYKLQVAHQSDATLVVNKSDTHLMSPTTRDQVQFINIQVKPTRAMARAFDIRLNALDFKDLQDKVSRPIIVLQNITFHRTLLDRFIDTFKDEVNRNPFYDTAQELDQCIGCMQASSNIKLNKLCSNTENRDSDNCMTCYCRPMWCIECMAKWFASRQDENAPETWLSSKCTCPVCRAKFCILDVCHVRILDH, encoded by the exons ATGTCCGCTTTAATTTTCtacactttattttattttttgatgtcCGGATGCATCGTCTATCCGCCGACAGAATTCGTCTCGGCGGGGCTCACCGTGAAAGATATCTTCGCAAATTGGCTTGGTAGCGAAAATGAGTTTTTTATACAGTATCATATCAAAAGAAGCATAGTTACGTTAATCGTACACTCTATGCTGCCTTTGG GCTACATTTTAGGATTAATTTTCTTTGGTCACGTGAACGTCACAAAACTGTTTCTCACTGATGGAATTTCCTTTGGGCTATTGATCACTGCTTGTGCCACAATTGGTCCGCTTTATGCATTGAATAAAATCTTTGAATGGTCTATACATAATTGGACTACACATCCGATAGCGCAAAATCTTGCTGTGTACAGTAACAATAATACATCATGGATAAGTGTCGCCTCTGACATTAATATAGAATATCGAAG agtagataaaattgttattgtcACAAATAGTATAACTCGTGTCGTAGCAACCGACAATTGGATTATTAAGATTACTCCTTATAAGTTGCAAGTGGCGCATCAAAGTGATGCAACTTTGGTTGTAAATAAGAGCGATACTCATTTAATGTCGCCCACGACGAGAGATCAAGTTCAGTTTATCAATATACAG GTGAAGCCTACGCGGGCGATGGCACGTGCATTCGATATAAGATTAAACGCATTGGATTTTAAGGACTTGCAAGATAAAGTTTCACGGCCAATTATTGTACTGCAGAATATAACTTTTCATAGGACCTTGTTGGATAGATTCATCGATACTTTCAAAGACGAAGTTAATAGAAATCCATTCTATGACACTGCCCAG GAATTGGATCAGTGCATTGGATGCATGCAAGCATCctcaaacataaaattaaacaaattgtgCAGCAACACTGAAAATAGAGATTCCGACAACTGTATGACGTGTTACTGCCGTCCAATGTGGTGTATAGAATGTATGGCAAAATG GTTTGCTTCGAGACAAGATGAGAATGCGCCGGAAACGTGGTTGTCCTCCAAGTGTACTTGCCCTGTCTGCAGAGCAAAATTCTGTATTTTAGATGTGTGTCACGTCAGGATTTTGGAtcattaa
- the LOC105674411 gene encoding tubulin alpha-1 chain, giving the protein MRECISVHVGQAGVQIGNACWELYCLEHGIQPDGQMPSDKVLGCGDDSFNTFFSETGAGKHVPRAVFVDLEPTVVDEVRTGTYRQLFHPEQLITGKEDAANNYARGHYTIGKEIVDLVLDRVRKLADQCTGLQGFLIFHSFGGGTGSGFTSLLMERLSVDYGKKSKLEFAIYPAPQVSTAVVEPYNSILTTHTTLEHSDCAFMVDNEAIYDICRRNLDIERPTYTNLNRLIGQIVSSITASLRFDGALNVDLTEFQTNLVPYPRIHFPLVTYAPVISAEKAYHEQLSVAEITNACFEPANQMVKCDPRHGKYMACCMLYRGDVVPKDVNAAIATIKTKRSIQFVDWCPTGFKVGINYQPPTVVPGGDLAKVQRAVCMLSNTTAIAEAWARLDHKFDLMYAKRAFVHWYVGEGMEEGEFSEAREDLAALEKDYEEVGMDSTDGEGDAADEY; this is encoded by the exons ATG CGTGAGTGCATATCAGTCCACGTAGGACAGGCGGGAGTGCAAATAGGAAACGCTTGCTGGGAATTGTATTGTTTGGAACATGGCATTCAACCGGACGGACAGATGCCTTCTGACAAAGTACTCGGCTGCGGTGACGACAGTTTCAATACTTTCTTCAGCGAGACCGGCGCCGGCAAGCATGTGCCCAGGGCGGTGTTCGTCGATCTCGAGCCCACTGTAGTCG ATGAAGTGCGCACCGGTACGTATCGACAACTGTTTCATCCGGAGCAACTGATAACCGGCAAGGAGGACGCCGCCAACAATTACGCGCGGGGACATTACACGATCGGCAAGGAGATAGTGGATCTCGTGCTCGACCGTGTTCGCAAGTTGGCGGATCAATGCACGGGACTGCAAGGCTTTCTAATCTTTCATTCGTTCGGCGGCGGCACCGGTTCGGGCTTCACGTCCTTGTTGATGGAGCGGCTGTCGGTTGACTACGGCAAGAAATCGAAGCTCGAGTTCGCGATTTATCCGGCGCCCCAGGTGTCCACGGCCGTCGTCGAACCGTACAACTCGATCCTCACGACGCACACCACCCTCGAGCATTCCGATTGCGCGTTCATGGTCGACAACGAGGCTATATACGATATTTGTCGACGTAATTTGGACATCGAGCGGCCGACTTACACCAATCTTAATCGGCTGATCGGTCAGATTGTATCCTCGATCACGGCCTCGCTGCGCTTCGACGGCGCACTCAACGTCGACTTGACGGAATTCCAGACGAATCTGGTGCCTTATCCCAGAATCCATTTTCCCCTGGTCACCTACGCTCCCGTAATATCCGCGGAGAAGGCTTATCACGAGCAGCTCTCCGTCGCTGAGATAACGAACGCCTGCTTCGAGCCAGCGAATCAAATGGTGAAATGCGATCCGCGTCACGGAAAGTATATGGCGTGCTGCATGTTGTATAGAGGTGACGTAGTACCGAAGGACGTGAACGCGGCGATTGCGACCATTAAAACTAAGCGCAGCATCCAATTTGTCGACTGGTGCCCTACGGGTTTTAAGGTTGGCATCAATTATCAGCCGCCGACCGTCGTTCCCGGCGGGGATCTCGCCAAGGTGCAGCGCGCCGTTTGCATGCTGTCCAACACGACGGCGATCGCCGAGGCTTGGGCGCGGCTCGATCACAAGTTCGATCTGATGTACGCGAAGCGTGCCTTCGTGCATTGGTACGTCGGCGAGGGAATGGAGGAGGGCGAGTTCTCCGAGGCGCGTGAGGATCTTGCCGCCTTGGAAAAGGACTACGAGGAAGTCGGTATGGACTCCACCGATGGCGAGGGTGATGCTGCGGATGAATATTAA